Genomic window (Wenzhouxiangella marina):
GTGATCGCACCGAGCAGGATCTGGGCCATGAAGAGGGCGACGGCGGTGTAGAAGTACTTCGCCACCGCTCGCTGGGAGGGCGTCGGATCGAGGCCGAGCAGGGGGTCATCCTTGGGCGGCTGGCTCAGGTGGCCGGCGTCGTGGGTGGCGACGTAGTACCAGGTCAGGGCGCCGATCCCTGCCAACAGCAGGATGATCGAGGCGATCGACCACATCGCCGTTCCGGTCGTCGGTGAATTGCCCACCAAAGGCTCATGCGGCCAGTTGCTGGTATAGGTGATATCGCTCCCCGGCCGTTCCGTCGTGGCCGCCCAGGCCGCCCAGAAGAAGAAGGCCGGCAGCAGATCACGGTGGACCTCGGACGGGATGGCGTCGTTGGCGATGGCAAACTGCTCACGCAGCACCGCATGCGATTCGCCATCGCTGAACAGGGCCTTGTAGTGAGCATGCGCCAATGCCATGGCCGCGGCGCGATCGTCGGACACCACGAGACGGTCCTGAACCGCATCGTAGCGGTTCGCGCGCATTTCGGTTTCGAGCCGGTTCTGCAGCGCCGCCTGCGCCGGACCGTCGAGCGAATCGAAGCTCTGCCGATGGGATTCCTCGGCCCAGCGGTCGAGCAGCGCCAGCGCCTCACGGTGCAACCAGTCGGCGGACCAATCGGGTGCCAGGTAGGCGCCGTGTCCCCAGACCGAGCCGACCTGCTGGCCGCCCATGGTCTGCCAGACCTGGCGACCCTGTTCGATCTGGTCACGCGTGTAGAGGATCTCCCCGCTTTCGCTGACGACTTCCGCGGGCACCGGCGGCATCTGCCGGTAGATCTCGGTCCCGATGAAACCCAGCGCCGCGAACGAAACGACGAACAAAATCCCAAGAATCCACCACAGTCGGCGAGTCGGGTTCATGACAGCTCTCCTTGTTTTTCTGACTCCAGGCCCATCCGGGCGCGTAGAGGTATTTTATTTACATCTTTAAAAGAAGTAAACTATCTGCATGTTAAAAAAATCACCGCATCGAAAATCCGCACGGCGGACGGGCGCGAGAGCCGATCGCATCATCTGGCTGAGCATCGCGCACGGGGCGCTGGTGCTGGGGGGCGCCGGCGTGTTGCTGCCCCTGCTCCCGACCACCCCGTTCCTCCTGCTGGCCCTGTTCGCTGCTGGCCGCTCCAGCCCCGAGCTGAAGCAGGCCATGCTCGATCACCCGCGCTTCGGGCGCCTGTTGAGGGACTGGACCGCACACCGGATCGTCCCGATTCAGGCCAAGCTTCTGACCGCCCTCATGCTGACCGCCAGCTGGACCCTGCTCTACGCCCTGGGCGCTGCCACCGTTCTGCTGGCGGGCCTCGCGCTGGGCTTCGGCCTGTTGCTCCTCTGGCTCCTGTCCCGACCGAGCCGGCCCCGCCAGACCCACGACCCGAGGACCCAGGCATGAACCCGCAGCCATTTCGGACCCTGTTCGCCTATCCCTTCCGGATCTTCTTTCTGGCCGCAGCGGGCTACGCGATCGTCGCCCTGCCCGCCTGGCTGACCGTGATCATCGGCG
Coding sequences:
- a CDS encoding DUF454 family protein, with protein sequence MLKKSPHRKSARRTGARADRIIWLSIAHGALVLGGAGVLLPLLPTTPFLLLALFAAGRSSPELKQAMLDHPRFGRLLRDWTAHRIVPIQAKLLTALMLTASWTLLYALGAATVLLAGLALGFGLLLLWLLSRPSRPRQTHDPRTQA